Proteins found in one Oncorhynchus mykiss isolate Arlee chromosome 3, USDA_OmykA_1.1, whole genome shotgun sequence genomic segment:
- the LOC110520093 gene encoding lupus La protein homolog B gives MAENQAMSELEKKVARQIEYYFGDHNLPRDKFLKEQLQLDDGWVTLETMLKFNRLKCLTTDPNVIVESLKKSKTGLLEMSEDKTKIRRISSKPLPELNDEYKDALKHKSVYIKGFPLETTLDEIDGWLKGKGVIENIQMRRNLQKKFKGSVFLTFDTEEVSKQFLGRTDTKSFKENEMIVLSREDYHAKKAEDRKQFKAEAKAKAKQDKDEKQKHAEEEEMKSLDEQTGCLLKFSGNLDSVSREDFHEVFSGHGQIKWIDFIRGAKEGTILFRVSAKEAFDKAKEANGGNLKIKDKDVTWEVVEGDAERETLKKIIEDQQESLNKQRGRGGRKSGGRGGRGGRRDRGGRDGKSHYQGKKTKFDDGDNDDAPPSPKKRALAGAGKDADAPAAKVAKTPNGS, from the exons ATGGCAGAAAATCAAGCTATGTCTGAACTTGAGAAGAAGGTGGCAAGACAGATTGAG TACTACTTTGGTGATCACAACCTTCCAAGAGACAAGTTCCTCAAAGAACAGTTGCAGCTCGATGATGGCTGGGTGACTCTGGAGACTATGCTGAAGTTTAACAG ACTGAAATGTTTGACAACCGATCCCAACGTAATTGTTGAGTCTCTGAAAAAATCCAAGACTGGCCTTTTGGAAATGAGTGAGGATAAAACAAAAATCAGGAGAATTTCAAGCAAGCCTTTACCAGAACTGAATGACGAGTACAAAGATGCCCTCAAACACAAATCTGTGTACATT AAAGGTTTTCCATTGGAGACGACGCTTGATGAAATTGATGGGTGGCTGAAAGGGAAAGGAGTCATAGAAAACATTCAGATGAGACGAAACTTGCAAAAGAAGTTCAAG ggctccGTGTTCCTGACTTTCGACACTGAAGAAGTATCAAAGCAGTTCCTTGGACGCACAGACACCAAATCATTCAAAGAAAATGAAATGATTGTACTGTCAAG AGAGGACTACCATGCAAAGAAAGCAGAGGATAGAAAACAGTTCAAAGCGGAGGCAAAGGCTAAAGCTAAACA AGACAAGGACGAAAAACAAAAACATGCAGAGGAAGAGGAAATG AAATCTCTGGACGAGCAGACCGGATGCCTGCTGAAGTTCTCAGGCAATCTTGACAGTGTTTCAAGAGAGGACTTTCACGAGGTTTTCTCAGGTCATGGTCAAATCAAATGGATTGATTTCATCAGGGGTGCCAAAGAG GGTACCATCCTCTTCAGAGTGAGTGCTAAGGAAGCTTTTGATAAGGCCAAAGAAGCAAATGGAGGAAACTTGAAAATTAAAGACAAAGATGTTActtgggaggtggtggagggagaTGCTGAGAGGGAAACTCTGAAAAAGATAATTGAAGATCAACAGGAATCTCTCAACAAACAAAGAGGCAGAG GTGGCCGAAAATCaggtgggagaggggggagaggaggacgcAGGGACAGGGGTGGACGTGACGGCAAATCACACTACCAAGGCAAAAAGACCAAATTTGATGATGGCGATAATGATGACG CACCTCCTAGTCCAAAGAAGCGAGCACTGGCAGGAGCGGGCAAAGACGCTGATGCTCCAGCTGCAAAGGTTGCCAAAACTCCGAATGGTTCTTAG